The DNA sequence AAAGTGGTGACTTGGAATGGTGAACCTGTTCGGTTCTTTTGTCTTGACGGAAGTCAGCCAGTCAATGGCTCCTCAGCGCAGCCGGGGCTTCGAGGTGTCGCGGGGACGGATGTTTCACCGATCTTATCCGGATTGAACATCAGATCCGCCAGGGTGATGGCGTCCAGTTCGCGCTCCATGGTTTGTGAGATTCTTTCCCAGGCTATCCTGGTGCGGCAATCGCCGCTGCGTTCGCAGATATTGGGGTTCGAGCTGCACTGGCTTATTTTGATATCGCCCTCCATGGTTCGAACGATGTCGCCAAGGGTGATGCAGGCGGGGTCTTTAAGAAAGATGTGGCCGCCGTAAGCTCCACGAACGCTTTTTATGTAACCGGCTTTTTTCAGGGGGCGAAGGATTTGTTCGATGAACGGCACGGAAATGTCTGTTTTTTCTGAGATTGCGGAGGCACAGAGCGGCCTGTCTTCAGTGTGCTCGGCCAAATCGAGCAGGATGCGGGTTGCATAACGTGATCTGGCAGACAGTTTCATGGTATCTCTCCCCTATGTTGCGGTCTGTAACGTGAAATGGAACCCGACCTTTATCTTGTGAGTATCCACTTTCATGAGCTTTTTGTTTAGATTCCGATTCCCCACAAGTCAAGAATTTTTCCTATCCCATGGAGGACACAAGCTCTTTGCTGGACAGCTTGCAGGGTCTTCGCTAAATTTACGTCAAACAGAACGGCTGACCCCGATCGGAATATTTTTTTGAAGGGGCACGGGGCAAAGGCTCTGGATGGAATCCACAACGGTGAGGTCTGCTCGTAAACGCGCTGGGGTCATCAACCATGCTTCGATTTTCTTTTGAAAAGATTTTTTTTTCCCATTTTCTTGAACACAAACGCGTGGTGTGCGCAATCCTGACCCTTGTCTTTTTTTTCATCGTGAGCTTGATCGTCCTCAACGGAAGGCCTGTAGCCCTGGCCGAACCGCTGCTTATGGCTGATCCGGCGTTTACACCGCGTGAACGTCCGGGCGTGCTTTTTGACCATGACGGGCACATGGAACTGGCGGACTGCCTCGACTGCCATCATGCATTTGAAAATGGACGAAATATCTGGGAGTACGGCATGGAAACCCAGTGTTCCGCCTGTCACACGGCCACGGACCGGGGCAGGCTTGGGTTGCGCAGAGCCGTGCACGGGCAATGCATCGGTTGCCATGCGCAGCAGCCCGCCACAGGCAGGGCTCCGGTGATGTGCGGCGCCTGTCATGTTCGCGGTGGAGGGCAGCCGTGATTCATATGGTCTACAATTTTGCCGTAGGGCCAATGGTCTGGCTGGCCTTTACGATTTTTATCGGGGGCCTAGCCTATCGCCTGATTCGCTATCGCCGCAAGGCCGTGGCCGCGAAAAAGGGGTTGCCCGGTGATTTTCGGACAAGCTGGGCCGTGCGATCAATGCTGCATTACCTTCTTCCGCTGAACCGGACGGCCAAGAGCAGCCCCTGGTCCACGGTCGCCGGATTTGCGTTGCATATCCCTCTGCTCGTGGTGGTCTTTTTCCTCTCGGCCCACGTGATCATGCTGGAACAAAGCTGGGGCGTCTCCTGGCCGACCATCCCGGATGCCTGGGCCGATGTATTGACCATGATTGCCCTGGCCGCTCTGGGCTTTCTGGCTGTGAAAAGATTGGTGCACCCTGCCTTGCGGGGACTGACGGAACCCAAGGATTTGCTGGTTCTGCTCCTGGTCGCCCTGCCCCTGCTCACCGGACTGGCCGCGCACCGGCAGTGGGGCGATTATCCGCTGATGCTGACCCTGCATGTGTTGAGCGCGAATATTCTCTTGATGCTCATCCCCTTTACCAAGCTGTCACACATGGCGCTCTTCTTCGTCTCCCGCGCGGCGACGGGCAGCGACTTCGGCAAGCGGCAGGTGGGGGCATGGTGACGAAAAGGAGCGATTCTTGACCATAGATACCCAGACCCTCTCCCGAACTCTGGCCGACAAGGCCGGGGCTCGACTGGAGATGTGGTTGTCCATTTGTTCCCGGTGCGGGATGTGCGCAGAAGGATGTCACTACTACGCTTCCAATCCCAGACCGGAGCATGTTCCGGCCTTTCGGATCAAGCCGCTGGTGGATCTCTACAAAAAGCGCGGCCAAGTGGACGCCGCGGTCCTCGAAACCCTGCGCGACGTCTGCTACGGCACCTGTACCATGTGCCAGCGCTGCACCATGTACTGCCCCCACGGTATTGGTATCGCCGCCCTGGTTCATGCGGCCCGGGGCGTGGCCGTGGCCATGGGGATGACTCCGCCCGGACTGGCCAAGGGGCTGGAGAACGCCCTGGAGTTCGGCAACAACCTCGGGGTGACCGAGGAGGATTTTTTGGAAACCGTGGAGTGGCAGCTGGAGGAACTGCAGGAGGAAATGCCCACAGCCCGCGCACCCATGGACAAAGAGGGCGCAGAGTACCTGCTGACGTTTCACCCACGGGACATCAAGTTCTATCCGCAAAATCTTTTCAACTATCTCAAGCTCTACAATGCCGCCGGCATCGACTTCACCATGTCTTCCAAAGCCTGGGATTCAACCAATCTGGGGCTTTTTGCCGGAGACGTGGCCAAGGCCTCCAGGCTGGCGGCCAATGTCGCGGACACAGCCGAGCGACTCAAGGTCAAGGCGGTGATCACCGCGGAGTGAGGCCACTCCATGAAGGCCCTCGGGTTCGAGGCGCCATACTGGTTGGGCAGGAAATTCTCCTTTGAGGCCATGCCGCCGATCAAGGTCTGGGCGGATTGCCTGCATGCCGGGACTCTGAAACTCAAGACTGGGTTTCATGCAGCCCCGGTCACGTTTCAGGATTCCTGCAACTTTGTGCGCAATGCGGGCATGTATCGGCAATCCAGAGATTTGATGTCCGTGGTGGCCACGGACTTTCGTGAAATGCATCCACATGGCAACACGACGTACTGCTGCGGCAACGGCGGGGGTCAGGGGCTGATGCCGGAATACAAGCAGGCCAAGATCGCCGCGCTGAAGGCCAAGGCCGACTGCATCCGGGCCACGGGCGCCAAGACGGTTGTCGTGGCGTGCCACAACTGCGAGGACGGAATTCACGAAACCTGCAAAAACTATGAGCTGGACGCCAAGGTCGAGCTGTTCAGCGCCTACCTGGCGGAAGCGGTGGACCTGGAGGGGAACTGAAAGCGGGATTGTTCCTACGAAAAAAACATGCGCAGCCAACAGCCAGCAACGGCCCAGTGAGATTATCTCGCCGGGCCGTTTTTTTACGCGCGAAGAGGGCAGGGGAAGCGTTATTCATCGGCGTCTTCCGTGAAGGTACGGCAAACCGACTCAAATCAGACAATTTTCTCGTCAATCAGTCCAGGAATTGTTCACAATATTTACGCTGAATCATTCATTTTCTTTAGGACAAGTCGAGACGTGTCCAAAAACGAAACACCAATTCACATGTTTTTTGTTGGAATTGCCATGCGTTGCTTTACCCTTGCCGAATTCAGACAAGACAATCGAATAATATCATGATGTTACCTGGATCAGAAAAATAAACAGTGTCGTGGCATAGGAATTGCCAATAATAGAGGCATGAGGCTTTGTGCAACCATGTAAGCTAATAAATATAATGGAATATTTATTTGATCACGCCGATTGATTCGTGTTTTGACGGGACTTCTAAGGACTCACGTGATCCGATCCGACAGAATGAACATTGTTCGAGAACCTCAAGGAGGAGCCATGAAACAATTGGAGATTGACGGAATGGACGGCAAAGACGGGACCACGGTCAGCAGGCGATCGTTCGTCAAAGGAGCGGCCGCGGCGTGCGCCGGGCTGGCCACCGGCGGGCCAGCGCTCAGTGCCCTGGCCCCGAACACTGCGCATGCCAAAGGCCCTTTGGCCGAAGGCAAATGGGTCAGCAGCTGCTGCGTGGGCTGTACGTCCTGGTGTTCCAAGCAGGTATTTGTGATCAAGGGGCGGGCCGTGAAGATTCGCGGCAACCCGCATTCCAAGACCAACGGCATCAGCTCCTGTCCACGGGCCCATTTGGCCCTGCAGCAGGTCTACGACCCGGACCGGGTCAAGACGCCCATGAAACGGACCAACCCCAAAAAAGGTCGGCATGAGGACCCTGGCTTCGTGCCCATTTCCTGGGACGAGGCTCTGGACATGCTGGCGGACAAGATCATGGAACTGCGGGCCAACGACGAAACCCACAAGTTCATGCTCATGCGCGGGCGCTACACGGCACTGAGAGATCTGCTGTATGATCGCCTGCCGAAAATCATCGGCTCTCCCAACAACATCTCTCACAGCTCCATCTGCGCGGAAGCCGAAAAGATGCGCTATTTCCAGGAAGGGCAGTGGGCCTACATGCAGTATGACATTCCAAATACCCGCTACGTGCTGATCTGGGGCGCGGACCCGGTGGTGGCCAACCGCGGGGTCTCCTCCTACCTGAACAGCTGGGGCCGGGCCCTGGACAACGCCCGGATCGTCTCGGTGGAACCACGGCTCACTGGTACGGCCGGTAAATGCGACGAATGGCTGCCGGTCAAGCCGGGCCATGATGGCGCTTTGGCCTCGGCCATGGCCCATGTCGTTTTGGTGGAGGGAATGTGGTACAAACCCTTTGTTGGTGATTTTTTTGACGGACAAAACCGGTTCATCCCCGGCCAGAAGGTTAATGAAAACGTTTTTCTGGAAAAGCATACTCACGGCCTGGCCAAGTGGTGGAACCTGTATCTGAAGGACGCGACCCCGGAATGGGCCGAGCCGCTCTGCGGCATTTCAGCGGAGCAGATTCGCCGCGTGGCCATGGGATTCGCCGCGGCGGCTCCCAACTGCATCTCTTGGGTCGGCGGCGGGCCGGCCATGCAGCCTCGGGGTACCTATGGCTGCCTGGCGGCCAATGCCCTGAACGGCCTTGTGGGGGGGTGCGACAACGTTGGAGGCGTTCTGCGTTACAACTCGCGGAGCTACCAGGACTTCCCCTCTCCCAACGATTTCATGGACGAGATGGCCCAAACCAATTCAAAGAAAGAAAAGATCGACCAACGCGGCCGTCTGGAATGGCCCAATCTGGCACGGGGAAGGTCCGGGGCCGGTGTGAACGCCAACAATGTGGCCGACGCGATCATCAGCGAGGACCCCAACGAAATCAAAGTGGCCATGGGCTATTTCAATAACTTTAATTTTTCCTGCCCTGGCACCGGCCGCTGGGACCAGGCCATGTCCAAGGTCGACTTTTTCGCCCACCTGACCACCCATGCCTCGGAAATGAGTTTCTACGCGGATATCGTGCTGCCGGTGAACAATTGCATGTTCGAGGCCTGGGGTACTTTGGACAACTCCAGTAACGGCTATCGGTCCGTGAGCCTGATGCAGCCAGCCATTGAGCGGCTCTGGGACACCAAGAGCATGGAAACGGAAATCCCCTGGCTTTTGGCCGAAAAGCTGGCCCAGCGCGGATTCGACAATCTGCTGCGCTACTATCAAGCCGTGGTGGACCCGGAAACCGGCAAAACACCTACCAATGATAAGGAATTCGAGCTTTACGCCATCAAGCACCTGATGCAGTATTTCTGGGATCCGACCCAGAGCAAGGGTGGCGACAAATTTCTCGGGTGGGAACACTTCGTGGAAGTCGGGGTCTGGAACTCCGATCCCTATTTATACCGGGCCCGGTGGAGCAACATGGGCACCAAGACCGGGAAGTTCGAATTCTATAGCGAAACCCTGAAGGAGGCGTTGGAGAAGCACGCTGAGCGGCACAACACCACCGTGGACCATGTCCTGGAGGTCTGCAACTACCAGGCCCGCGGCGAAATGGCCTTTATTCCGCATTACGAGGAGCCTTACGAATGGGGCGACCCGGCGGAGTACCCATTCAAATTCGTGGACTACAAGGGCCGCCTTAACCGGGAAGGTCGCAGCTCCAACTGTCCCTGGTATTTTCAACTCAAGGATCTGGATCCCGGCGACATCGCCTACGACGACGTGGCCAAGCTGAACCCCATTGACGGTGAACGTCTGGGCATCAAGACCGGGGACAAGATCCGCCTGACCACGCCCACGGGCAGCATCGTCTGCACCGCATCCCTGTGGGAGGGAACCCAGCCCGGTACCGTGGCCAAGTGCTTCGGCCAGGGACATTGGGCCTACGGGCGGCATGCGGCCAAGGTTTTTGGCAAGGAGGCCCTGGGGGCGAACAATAACGACATCATTCCGGTGGACTATGACCGTCTGAGTGGCTCCACGGCATTTTACGGCCACATCCGACTGAAAGTCGAAAAGGTCTAGGGTTTTGCGACACCAATACGCGGGCTGTTCAAAAACCTTGATGGCAAGACGCAAAAAAGGGTCAAGGCCGAAACGTATTTCTTCATACGTGAGGGTTGGGACATTTTGCGGCAACGCAGCAAGCGAGGATTTTTCAACAGCCTGCCAGGAGGAGAGATATAATGGCACGATACGCTATGGTCATAGATATGCAGCTGTGTACAGGATGCGGCGGGTGCATCATCGGATGCATGAACGAGAACAACCTGCCGGAAGGGATGCGCTGGTCCGGGAAGATAACCGAGACCCTGGGCAGATACCCCAATACCCGCTACCACTACAGGCCAACGCTTTGCAATCACTGCGAAAACGCGCCTTGTGTCCACGGCTGCCCAACCAAGTCCCTGTACAAGGCCGAGGGTGGGATCACGGCCCATGATATCAACAAGTGCATCGGTTGCCGGTACTGCATGTTCAACTGCCCCTACGAAGGGGTGATTTTTTACAACCTGCGCCAGCCGCATGCCGAATGGCGAAACGACACGGTCGTTATTCCCGGCAGCACGTCAACTCCAGCGGAAACTTTACGTCGGGCAGGCGCAAGGGGCTGGCCGATCTATAACCCGGACCCCGGCATTACCTATGCCTCAATCCGGCCCAGGGGCGTGGTGGAAAAGTGCAACTTCTGCCAACATCGGGTGATCAACGGCGAGCTGCCCTACTGCGTTGAAGTCTGCCCTTCCAAAGCCCGGACTTTCGGCGACCTGGATGATCCCCAAAGCAAGGCCAGCCAGCTTCTGGGCATGTACCCGGCCGAGCGGCTACGCGAGGAGTTGGGCACCAAGCCGCGCGTCTACTACATCCGGGAGTTTTGCCCGCAGCCACAACCACGAGCCGGGTGAGGGCATGGTCCAGGCTGACGGATTCCAACAAGCAATAGCATAATCCGCGCGGGATGGTTCAGGATGGATGTCGGGGCGGCCCTTGCGGCCGCCCTGGATGAACGAGGCAACGAGGAGCCATGAGGATCAACCGTTCCGCCATCTTGATATGGGCATGGCGCAGGCGCGGGGGTCTGACTCTGCAAGACGCGCTTATCCTCGTGATCACATGAGCCAAGCCGCCAATGTATCAACCTGTCCATTCCCCAACCTGTTGTTCAAAAAAAGACGGCCACACGGAGACCATTCATGCTCGAACTGGACATCATCGCCCGAGTGGAAACCTACAAGGCCCTGACAGGGTGCTTTTTCCCTCCGGACGAACAACTGCCGCAAAACGTGGAGAATCTGGCGGCACATTCGCTGACCTGGGTTCCGGAGGTCAACGCCTCAGCCCTTGCCATGCTGGAAAGTCTGCCCGGCGACGAACAGAGTCGCGAAGCACTGCGGGTGGAGCATGCCAGATTGTTTTTGGGGCCCTTTGAAGTCCTGGCTCCGCCCTTTGGGTCGGTCTATTTCCAAGTGAACAAGATGCTCTCCCACGAAAGCATCGACGACGCGGCGGCGCGCTACCGGGAAGCCGGGGTGACCAACGCTCCGGACAGAGGCAATCCGCCGGATCATGTCACCGCGGAGCTGGAGTTCATGTACTATCTCCTGTTTCAGGAACACGCCGCCCAGTGTCGTGATGATGCGTCGGCGGTCCGGGAATGGCGGGACCGCAGGACGGAATTCTTCCCCATTCATTTGGGAGCCTGGGGGCCGCTGTTCGCCGACAGGGTGATATCCTCCGCGCAATCGCCGTTTTATAAATATCTGGGGCTTGTCACCAAGGGTATTTTGGAGGCTGAGATGTACCTGATGACCGGCGCGGTGGAGTCGGAGCAGACCGGATAATCGACGGAAGCCATCGCTGTACCGACCACGCCCGGATAAAACGTCGACCTCAAAAGGGGGGTGATTCTGAGCGAAGCCTACCTGACGTTTACGGTATGACCGAGTGATGTCGAATGATGACACGGAGGAACCATGAGCCACACAGCCGTTATGCTGCATAACGACGCGGAGGACGTCACCCGGGTGGAGCGCCTGCTGGCTGCTCTTCGCCTGCCTTTGCTGCGCTGCGAGCAGGTTGATGAACTGGAACTATGCCTGGAGACGTGCCGACAATGCTTGGTCCTGCTCAACTTGGAGGCCAAGGGAGTGGACAACGCGCTGTTGCGCCGCGTGAGCAAGGCTTGCGATCAGGTCCACATTATCGGAATTTCCAAGCGCCCCTACCACCCCGAACTGGAGCAGGCCTTGCGCTCACATCTTCTGACCGTGGTCGCCCATCCAATCAATGACGAAGAACTGGGCTTGTGCCTGAGGGGAGTCCTGGAATCATGAGACCCACACCAACCGGCGACGGTTGCGTGCCGTGTTTTTCGCAGTAGCCATTGTGGGCTCGGTTTCTGTTCAGTCAAGCGCTTCCGGCAGAGTCCGCACGAAATCCCGAATTTCATCACGCACCCGGCGGTAGTGGCCCAGGGCCTCTTCCTCGGACTGGGCGGTCTGCGCGAGTTTGGGCGGGTCGTCGAAGCCGACGTGGAGCCGTTTGGTCTTGGCGGGGAAAAAGGGGCAGGTTTCCTGGGCGTGGCCGCACAGGGTGATCACGTAGTCGAACTCCTGTTCCGGCAGTTCATCCACGGTCTTGGAGCGAAATCCGCTGATATCCACCCCGGCCTCGGCCATGACCCGCACGGCGTGCGGATTGAGTCCGTGCTTCTCGATGCCCGCGGAAAAGGCTTCTATCACGTCGCCCTTGAGGTGCCTAGTCCAGCCTTCGGCCATCTGGCTGCGACAGGAATTGCCGGTGCAGAGAAAGAGGACTTTGACCTTGGACATGGTTTCCTCCATTGGTTTGTGGTTCGACTATCCCCAGAAATGTCCGTAGATCATTCCGCTGATGGTGGCCATGACCATCACCAGGCAGACGAAGACCACGGTTTTTTGCGTGCCCATGATGCTTCGGATGACCAGCATGTTCGGCAGGCTCAGGGCTGGGCCGGCCAGAAGCAGGGCCAGGGCCGGGCCTTTGCCCATGCCGCTGCCCAGCAGGCCTTCCAGGATGGGCACCTCGGTCAGGGTGGCGAAGTACATGAACGCGCCGACGAACGAGGCGAAAAAGTTGGCGGCCAGGGAATTGCCGCCCACGGACGCGCTGACCCACTGCGAGGGAATCAGGCCTTCGCTTCCGGGGCGCCCAAGAAGCAGTCCCGCCACGAAAACGCCGATCAGCAGCAAAGGCAGAATCTGCTTGGCGAAGATCCAGGACGACGAAAACCATTGCCCCAGTTCATCCTCTCGGGTGCTGATCACCGCGGACAGGCCGACGAATCCGGCCACGAAGGCGATGGTCGGCTCCTGGGGGAATGCCAGGGCCAGGGCCACGGTGGGCAGGACGACCAGGGCCATGCGCGACCAGGGCAGGCCGAACCAGGCCGGGAGGATCACGGCCAGGGCCGCGGCGAAGATCGCCGTTAGCATCCACTTGTGTTCCGCCACCGTCCGCCAGACGCCCTCGGCCGCTTCCGGCGCTCCCCAGTTGGCAAAGACCAGGATGCCGATCATGCTCAGAAAGTACAGGCCGGTCCGGCCGAGACCGCGCGTGGGTTCGTCCTCGGGCATGTGCGCGGCCTGGGCGGCCTTGTCCGCTTCTTCCCGGCGGTAGATCAGGTGCATGATCAGGCCGATGACCACGGCGAAGCCGACCGCCCCCAAGGCCCGGGCAATGCCCATTTCCGGCCCCAGCACCCTGGCCGTGAGCACGATGGCCAGGATATTGATGGCCGGCCCGGAATACAGAAAGGCCGTGGCCGGGCCGATGCCCGCTCCCATCCGGTAGATGCCCGCGAACAGGGGCAGGATTGTGCAAGAGCAGACCGCCAGGATTGAGCCGGAGCAGGAGGCCACGCCGTAGGCGCAGGCCTTGTTGGCTTGCGGCCCAAGATATTTGAGTACGGAGTTCTGGCTGACGAACACCCCGATGGCCCCGGCGATGAAAAAGGCCGGGATCAGGCAGAGCAGCACGTGCTCCTGGGCGTACCATCGGGCCAATTGCAAGGCCTCGTGGACCGCGTTGTCGAACCGCGGCAGGCCCACCGGCAGATGGTACATGACCAAAAAGACCGTCACGATGACGGCCAGGGGCTTCCATTCGGATTTCCAGTTCATGGCGGCACCTTTTGTTGTTCAAAAAAAGCGGACGATGCGATCAACGTAAAGAGACTGGATTCCCGCCTGCGCGGGAATGACGGTTTATCCCACCGTCGACACATTCACCCCGAGCTGCCTCCAGCGCATCAGAATATCTTGCTTGGACATGAACCCCTCGTGGCGAAAGAGCTCCTTGCCCTCGGTGTCGTAAAAAATCTGGGTGGGAATCATCCGGACGCTGAACTGGCGGCCGGCTTCCGGTTTTTTCCAGACATCGATGAAGTGCGTGGTGAAGACTTCGGCGTATTCCGCTTTCAGCTCCTGGAGGATCGAGGCCATCAGCTTGCAGGGAATGCAGTTGTCCGCGCCCAGGTCCACCAGGCGGGGCAGGTCTGAAGGGGTGCCGGGAAGCAGGTTGGGATCCACGCCGTTTTCGGCGACATGGGCCGCACGCTCCCCGAGGGTTTGCAGGTCGACGACCGCCGTCTCATCGAGCTGCCCGCTTTGGTGCTGATGGATCAAGACGATGGTCCCGAGGACGGCGATGAGAACGACGACGATGCCGATAAGGGTTTTCGAGTTCATGGGGTTTTCCTGGGCGGGGATGGATGATTGGCCGGGATGTCCGCGATGTTGAACGTAGGATTAAAACGGCGTGTCGTTAGATGTCAAAAAACGGCAAGGCGATGAAGTACAAGCCCAGCAAGCCGATCAGCGTGCCGGCGCCGCGCTTGAACCACAGGCCGCCGGTGGCCATGGAGCGGCTTTCCAGTATCCGGCGGACCAGGGCCGTGGAACTGCCGGCAATGACGATGGGGATGCAATGGCCGATGCCGAAGAGGATGATCAGCATCAGGCCGTTGGCCAGTTGGTCCTGAATGGTGATGATGGCCAGGATCGGGGCGATAAAGCCGAAGGTGCAGGAGCCGGAGAGCACTCCGTAGGCCAGGCCCAGAATCAAGGCTCCGGACTTGCCGGAGACTTTGAGCTTGCTCATCAGGCCGGTGGACATGGAGCAGCCGGACACGCCGATCATGTCCAGGGCCACCCAGATCAGGATCAGGCCCACCAGGATGGTCCACCAGGAACCGATATCCCCGAGCATCCGGCCCAGCAAAGCGCAGATGATCCCCACCAGGGCGATGGTCACGAACAGGCCGAAGGAAAACAGACCGGCGTAAACCGCGGCGGCCCGGCCCTCGATGAGCCTGTTCTGTCCGCCTACGTAGCCGACGATGAGCGGAATGGAAGCCAGATGACAGGGGCTGAAGAACACGCTGACCATGCCCCACAGGAAGCTGCCGGCCATGGCCAGTCCCGTGCCGCTGGTGATCCACATGTTCAGGGTGATGAAGAACTGGTCCATGGAAATCCTATTCGACGCCGAGCCTGGCCATTTCGGCTTCGATGGACTTTTTGTCCATGAACCCGATATGACGTTTGGCCTCGTTGCCGTCTTGATCGTAAAAGATCAGCGTGGGAATGACCTGGATGGCGTAGTGGTCGATGAGTTCAAAATGCCGATGCAGGTCGATGAATACGATGGCCGCCCGGCCCTCGTATTCCCGCTGCAGTTCCTCCCGGATGGGAACCATCATCCGGCACGGGACGCAGTTTCTGGCCCCGAAGCTGGCCACGGTGACCATGCCGGGCACGGGAGCTTCAGGTGGGTCCTCGGCCCAGCCAGCAACGGCAATGCCGACCAGCAAAACCGCGAGACCGTACCGCAAGGCCCAGGCTCCGGAACCGACGGATTTCGTCCGTGGTTGAAGGCGCTCAGGCTGAGAGGAAAGGTGCATGTTACCCGTTGATCCAGGCCAGCACGTCCTTCTTGCCCGGCACCTTGCCCACGGCCTTGACCTGGTCGTCCACGATCACGGCTGGGGTGCTGAACACGCCGTACTTCATGAATTCCTGCATATCCGTGACCTTCTCCACCTCAACGGCCCTGCCGGACTCGGCCACGGCTTCCTTGACGATCCGTTCCACTTCCGAGCATTTGGCGCAACCTGGTCCCAATACCTTGATTTTCATGGAAATGCCCTTGTCTGGTTCAATGGTTTAGATTCACAGCTATTTGCTCAATTCCGATTCCAGCCTTTGACTCCTGATTTCTAATCCCTGACTTCTGACTCCTTCGCACAAGACACAGGCATGTTCCTCGACCCTCCGGGCGTTGAAACGGTCCACGCAGGTCAAAAAGCCTTTCACGCACTCCATTCGAAGCGCGTAATAAACGTTGGTTCCTCGCTTTTCGTGGCCCACGACGCCCGCCTCCTTGAGCACGGATAAATGCTTGGACACGGTGGAAATATCCGCGCCCACCAACTCCCGGAGTTCGCAAACGCACCGCTCCCCTTCCAGTAAGGCGTCCACCAGCAAAATCCGGCTGGGATGGCCCAGGGCCTTGAAAATTTTGGATCGAAATTCGTGCTTGTTCCGCATGTCCCCATCCTCCGTGTGCAAATTTGGCAAAATAGGCAAATTTGCTTTCGGCGTCAATCAAGGCCGATGACAGATAGGGAAGGACAGCTTGGGGCGCTATTGCCCCCGCCCTACCTGCTTACTGGGCGAGGGCCTTGTTTATCGATGCGGGTTATTTTACCTCCACCGGCTTGCAAGTCACGTGGCAGATGCCGGTCGGGGTCTGCATGGCGTAAGGGAAATACTTG is a window from the Desulfonatronum thioautotrophicum genome containing:
- a CDS encoding RrF2 family transcriptional regulator; protein product: MKLSARSRYATRILLDLAEHTEDRPLCASAISEKTDISVPFIEQILRPLKKAGYIKSVRGAYGGHIFLKDPACITLGDIVRTMEGDIKISQCSSNPNICERSGDCRTRIAWERISQTMERELDAITLADLMFNPDKIGETSVPATPRSPGCAEEPLTG
- a CDS encoding cytochrome c3 family protein, which gives rise to MLRFSFEKIFFSHFLEHKRVVCAILTLVFFFIVSLIVLNGRPVALAEPLLMADPAFTPRERPGVLFDHDGHMELADCLDCHHAFENGRNIWEYGMETQCSACHTATDRGRLGLRRAVHGQCIGCHAQQPATGRAPVMCGACHVRGGGQP
- a CDS encoding (Fe-S)-binding protein, yielding MTIDTQTLSRTLADKAGARLEMWLSICSRCGMCAEGCHYYASNPRPEHVPAFRIKPLVDLYKKRGQVDAAVLETLRDVCYGTCTMCQRCTMYCPHGIGIAALVHAARGVAVAMGMTPPGLAKGLENALEFGNNLGVTEEDFLETVEWQLEELQEEMPTARAPMDKEGAEYLLTFHPRDIKFYPQNLFNYLKLYNAAGIDFTMSSKAWDSTNLGLFAGDVAKASRLAANVADTAERLKVKAVITAEUGHSMKALGFEAPYWLGRKFSFEAMPPIKVWADCLHAGTLKLKTGFHAAPVTFQDSCNFVRNAGMYRQSRDLMSVVATDFREMHPHGNTTYCCGNGGGQGLMPEYKQAKIAALKAKADCIRATGAKTVVVACHNCEDGIHETCKNYELDAKVELFSAYLAEAVDLEGN
- a CDS encoding molybdopterin-dependent oxidoreductase, with the translated sequence MKQLEIDGMDGKDGTTVSRRSFVKGAAAACAGLATGGPALSALAPNTAHAKGPLAEGKWVSSCCVGCTSWCSKQVFVIKGRAVKIRGNPHSKTNGISSCPRAHLALQQVYDPDRVKTPMKRTNPKKGRHEDPGFVPISWDEALDMLADKIMELRANDETHKFMLMRGRYTALRDLLYDRLPKIIGSPNNISHSSICAEAEKMRYFQEGQWAYMQYDIPNTRYVLIWGADPVVANRGVSSYLNSWGRALDNARIVSVEPRLTGTAGKCDEWLPVKPGHDGALASAMAHVVLVEGMWYKPFVGDFFDGQNRFIPGQKVNENVFLEKHTHGLAKWWNLYLKDATPEWAEPLCGISAEQIRRVAMGFAAAAPNCISWVGGGPAMQPRGTYGCLAANALNGLVGGCDNVGGVLRYNSRSYQDFPSPNDFMDEMAQTNSKKEKIDQRGRLEWPNLARGRSGAGVNANNVADAIISEDPNEIKVAMGYFNNFNFSCPGTGRWDQAMSKVDFFAHLTTHASEMSFYADIVLPVNNCMFEAWGTLDNSSNGYRSVSLMQPAIERLWDTKSMETEIPWLLAEKLAQRGFDNLLRYYQAVVDPETGKTPTNDKEFELYAIKHLMQYFWDPTQSKGGDKFLGWEHFVEVGVWNSDPYLYRARWSNMGTKTGKFEFYSETLKEALEKHAERHNTTVDHVLEVCNYQARGEMAFIPHYEEPYEWGDPAEYPFKFVDYKGRLNREGRSSNCPWYFQLKDLDPGDIAYDDVAKLNPIDGERLGIKTGDKIRLTTPTGSIVCTASLWEGTQPGTVAKCFGQGHWAYGRHAAKVFGKEALGANNNDIIPVDYDRLSGSTAFYGHIRLKVEKV
- a CDS encoding 4Fe-4S dicluster domain-containing protein — translated: MARYAMVIDMQLCTGCGGCIIGCMNENNLPEGMRWSGKITETLGRYPNTRYHYRPTLCNHCENAPCVHGCPTKSLYKAEGGITAHDINKCIGCRYCMFNCPYEGVIFYNLRQPHAEWRNDTVVIPGSTSTPAETLRRAGARGWPIYNPDPGITYASIRPRGVVEKCNFCQHRVINGELPYCVEVCPSKARTFGDLDDPQSKASQLLGMYPAERLREELGTKPRVYYIREFCPQPQPRAG
- a CDS encoding TorD/DmsD family molecular chaperone, whose protein sequence is MLELDIIARVETYKALTGCFFPPDEQLPQNVENLAAHSLTWVPEVNASALAMLESLPGDEQSREALRVEHARLFLGPFEVLAPPFGSVYFQVNKMLSHESIDDAAARYREAGVTNAPDRGNPPDHVTAELEFMYYLLFQEHAAQCRDDASAVREWRDRRTEFFPIHLGAWGPLFADRVISSAQSPFYKYLGLVTKGILEAEMYLMTGAVESEQTG
- a CDS encoding arsenate reductase ArsC, with the protein product MSKVKVLFLCTGNSCRSQMAEGWTRHLKGDVIEAFSAGIEKHGLNPHAVRVMAEAGVDISGFRSKTVDELPEQEFDYVITLCGHAQETCPFFPAKTKRLHVGFDDPPKLAQTAQSEEEALGHYRRVRDEIRDFVRTLPEALD